From a single Okeanomitos corallinicola TIOX110 genomic region:
- a CDS encoding response regulator has translation MTIQDKTISSDILIVDDKLENIRFLSDFLSKHNYQVRKAINGKSALTAINTIQPDLILLDINMPGMGGYEVCESLKSNPITSSIPIIFLSAGSEVTDKVKAFQVGGIDYITKPFQLEEVLVRIQTQLKIQTLQRELESRNQQLQKTLLLLQETQAELIQQEKLINSGRIAAGISHEINNPLSFILCNLTPASEYSHKLVKLVKLYRQAFPNATPEIQSFIDDVELDFINSDFTKILDSMYTGAERIRSVIQAIHVFSRLDQSGVKPFLIHEGIDSTLMTLSYQFDLKDSISITIVKDYADIPEARGFANLFNQAVMNILQNAIEALVAKLNVSDDIYFQPTIWIKTKLTDDNKIRITIRDNGIGIDKKYKDRIFELFFSTKSQQQGTGLGLYTSYQIITDIHKGSLTFQAPSEGGSEFMIELPISENK, from the coding sequence ATGACTATTCAGGATAAAACTATTTCATCTGATATTCTTATCGTTGATGATAAGCTAGAAAATATCCGCTTTTTATCTGATTTCTTATCTAAGCATAATTACCAAGTCCGCAAAGCAATTAACGGTAAATCCGCCCTAACAGCGATCAATACAATTCAACCTGACTTAATACTCCTGGATATTAATATGCCAGGAATGGGTGGTTATGAAGTCTGTGAATCTTTAAAAAGTAATCCGATAACAAGCTCAATTCCCATAATTTTTTTAAGTGCAGGTAGTGAGGTAACTGATAAAGTCAAGGCTTTTCAAGTAGGAGGTATTGATTATATTACTAAACCATTTCAACTAGAAGAAGTTTTAGTGAGAATTCAGACGCAGTTAAAAATTCAAACTTTACAGAGAGAATTAGAATCTCGTAATCAGCAACTACAAAAAACTCTTTTGTTATTACAAGAAACTCAAGCTGAATTAATTCAACAAGAAAAGCTTATTAACTCTGGTAGAATTGCCGCCGGCATTTCTCATGAAATTAATAACCCCTTGAGCTTTATTTTATGTAATCTTACTCCTGCCTCTGAATATAGTCATAAATTAGTAAAGTTAGTCAAACTTTATCGGCAAGCATTTCCTAATGCAACTCCAGAAATTCAAAGTTTCATAGATGATGTTGAATTAGATTTTATTAATTCTGATTTTACAAAAATTCTGGATTCCATGTATACAGGAGCAGAAAGAATTCGCTCGGTTATTCAAGCTATTCATGTTTTTTCCCGTTTGGATCAGTCAGGAGTTAAACCTTTTCTTATTCATGAAGGTATAGATAGCACTTTAATGACATTAAGCTATCAATTTGACTTAAAAGACTCAATTAGTATTACAATTGTTAAAGATTATGCAGATATCCCAGAAGCTAGAGGTTTTGCTAATCTCTTCAATCAAGCTGTGATGAATATTTTACAAAATGCCATTGAGGCCTTAGTAGCAAAATTGAATGTGAGTGATGATATTTATTTTCAACCAACTATCTGGATTAAGACCAAACTTACGGATGACAATAAAATTAGAATTACAATTAGAGATAATGGTATTGGGATTGATAAAAAATATAAAGACCGCATATTTGAGCTATTTTTTAGCACAAAATCACAACAGCAAGGTACAGGTTTAGGCTTATATACCAGTTATCAAATAATTACAGATATTCATAAGGGTAGTTTAACTTTTCAAGCACCTTCTGAAGGTGGTTCAGAATTTATGATTGAATTACCCATATCTGAAAATAAGTAG